In Archangium violaceum, the following are encoded in one genomic region:
- a CDS encoding sensor histidine kinase, protein MAMLRATTKGIVPEEPDQVITASAAHQEEWALVADHPDGFMALSAVHAPSGELVDFHWQYANPASESMLGMSLTQIRGRGLLELLPDVRARGILARYVRVVETGEPYIDEVCFPLANRPRWFRVVALKRREMLTLWFSEITRRKREEMETGFLAEVSHLLTASLDVESALHELARRCVPTLGDGCVLQVLDSGGQPLLLETVATEPAQEALLVEVMRRFTQSSAEPGPVGLLLPQDTPQLLTGVTPTLLASLTRDAEHLRLMRMLGPRSLMAVPLRARGRTLGVLALLTFSERSYEPEDLRFAEDLGDRVALSVDNVLLFREARQAVAQRDEFFTVAAHELRTPTTSLKLNVQSLLRGARRGEVGALPAPLMAKLENIDRNAGRLNALVNELLDVTRIHAGRLRLDLEEVDLTALVQDVAARFELPATQAQSPLLLHLPGPTLGMWDRLRLEQVVTNLLSNALKYGAGKPVVVRVEADAEFVRLLVRDEGIGIAPENLPRLFGRFERAVSDRHYGGLGLGLYITRQIIEALSGSVSVLSTPGAGATFTVELPRKAST, encoded by the coding sequence ATGGCCATGCTCCGTGCCACCACCAAGGGCATCGTTCCAGAAGAGCCGGACCAGGTCATCACCGCCTCGGCCGCCCACCAGGAAGAGTGGGCCCTCGTCGCGGACCACCCCGATGGCTTCATGGCGCTCTCCGCCGTGCACGCCCCCTCCGGTGAGCTGGTGGACTTCCACTGGCAGTACGCCAACCCAGCCTCCGAGTCCATGCTGGGCATGAGCCTGACTCAAATCCGCGGCCGCGGCCTGCTGGAGCTGCTCCCGGACGTGCGCGCCCGCGGCATCCTCGCCCGCTACGTGCGCGTCGTGGAGACGGGCGAGCCCTACATCGACGAGGTGTGCTTCCCCCTCGCCAACCGCCCGCGCTGGTTCCGCGTCGTCGCCCTCAAGCGCCGCGAGATGCTCACGCTCTGGTTCAGTGAAATCACCCGCCGCAAGCGCGAGGAGATGGAGACGGGCTTCCTCGCCGAGGTCAGCCACCTGCTCACCGCCTCGCTCGACGTGGAGAGCGCCCTGCACGAGCTGGCGCGCCGGTGTGTCCCCACGCTCGGCGATGGCTGTGTCCTCCAGGTGCTCGACAGCGGAGGCCAGCCGCTGCTGCTCGAGACGGTGGCCACCGAGCCCGCCCAGGAAGCACTGCTCGTCGAGGTGATGCGGCGCTTCACCCAGTCCTCCGCCGAGCCCGGCCCCGTGGGCCTGCTGTTGCCCCAGGACACCCCCCAGCTGCTCACCGGGGTGACCCCCACCCTCCTCGCCTCCCTCACCCGCGACGCCGAACACCTGCGCCTCATGCGCATGCTCGGGCCTCGCTCCCTCATGGCCGTGCCCCTGCGCGCGCGCGGACGCACCCTGGGCGTGCTCGCCCTCCTCACCTTCTCCGAGCGCTCCTATGAGCCGGAGGACCTGCGCTTCGCCGAGGACCTGGGAGACCGGGTGGCCCTCTCCGTCGACAACGTCCTGCTCTTCCGCGAGGCCCGTCAGGCCGTCGCCCAGCGCGACGAGTTCTTCACCGTGGCCGCCCACGAGCTGCGCACCCCCACCACCTCCCTCAAGCTCAACGTGCAGTCGCTGCTGCGCGGGGCCCGCCGCGGCGAGGTGGGCGCGCTCCCCGCCCCCCTCATGGCCAAGCTGGAGAACATCGACCGCAACGCCGGCCGGCTCAACGCGCTCGTCAACGAGCTGCTCGACGTCACCCGCATCCACGCCGGCCGGCTGCGCCTGGACCTGGAGGAGGTGGACCTCACCGCGCTCGTCCAGGACGTGGCCGCCCGCTTCGAGCTGCCCGCCACCCAGGCCCAGAGCCCCCTCCTCCTCCACCTCCCCGGCCCCACCCTGGGCATGTGGGACCGGCTGCGTCTGGAGCAGGTGGTGACGAACCTGCTGTCCAACGCCCTCAAATACGGCGCGGGCAAGCCCGTGGTGGTGCGGGTGGAGGCCGACGCCGAGTTCGTCCGGTTGTTGGTGCGCGACGAGGGCATCGGCATCGCCCCGGAGAACCTGCCCCGCCTCTTCGGCCGCTTCGAGCGCGCCGTGTCGGACCGCCACTACGGCGGCCTGGGCCTGGGCCTCTACATCACCCGTCAAATCATCGAGGCCCTGAGCGGCTCCGTGAGCGTCCTGAGCACCCCCGGCGCCGGCGCCACCTTCACCGTCGAGCTGCCCCGCAAGGCCAGCACCTGA
- a CDS encoding lamin tail domain-containing protein: MTEPSPRYTLLGRLLAAVLSLTLAACGGVPQDGAGDDITSTQEAPLASVRLRLMAANITSGNLQSYDPGEGIRIFQGTKPDVVMIQEFNYGDNSASAIRGFVNTAFGSSFSYYREAGAQIPNGIISRYPIIASGEWDDTQVTNRDFAWARIDVPGPKDLWVVSVHLLTADATTRNTEASNLVNFIKSNIPTGDYLAIGGDLNTDSRSESCFTTFAQVVTTSSPYPADRNGNTNTNAARAKPYDHVLVDSDLRAYQTSTVIGSSSFSAGLVADTRVYSPLADISPAQSADSGATNMQHMGVIKDFLIPSDTTTTGVTVTSPNGGESWVVGSSHAITWTASGVTNVKVEYTLNGSTWTVLTSSTSASTGSYTWTVPSTATTTARVRVSDASNSAITDTSNAAFTLTTSTGGGSAVVFINEVLANEAGSDVNGEFVELVNSGGAAADLSGWTVSDSTGVKHTFASGTTLAAGAAIVVFGGSSGIPSGLTNAVAATTGTLALGNSGDTVTVKNASGTTVNTTTYTSSLAGTDGVSMNRSPDGSSSGSFVLHTTLSSASTSPGKRVSGSAF; this comes from the coding sequence ATGACAGAACCCTCCCCGAGGTACACCCTCCTCGGTCGCCTCCTGGCGGCCGTGCTCTCCCTCACCCTGGCGGCCTGCGGTGGCGTGCCGCAGGACGGGGCGGGCGATGACATCACCAGCACCCAGGAAGCGCCGCTGGCCAGCGTCCGGCTGCGGCTGATGGCGGCCAACATCACCAGCGGCAACCTGCAGAGCTACGACCCGGGCGAGGGCATCCGCATCTTCCAGGGCACGAAGCCAGACGTGGTGATGATCCAGGAGTTCAACTACGGGGACAACTCGGCCAGCGCCATCCGCGGCTTCGTCAACACCGCGTTCGGCTCGAGCTTCTCCTACTACCGCGAGGCCGGCGCGCAGATTCCCAACGGCATCATCAGCCGCTACCCCATCATCGCCTCGGGCGAGTGGGACGACACGCAGGTCACCAACCGCGACTTCGCCTGGGCGCGCATCGACGTGCCGGGGCCCAAGGACCTCTGGGTGGTGAGCGTGCACCTGCTCACCGCGGATGCCACCACGCGCAACACCGAGGCGAGCAACCTCGTCAACTTCATCAAGTCCAACATCCCCACGGGCGACTACCTGGCCATCGGCGGTGACCTCAACACCGACAGCCGCTCCGAGTCCTGCTTCACCACCTTCGCCCAGGTGGTGACGACGAGCAGCCCGTACCCGGCGGATCGCAACGGCAACACCAACACCAACGCGGCCCGCGCCAAGCCGTATGACCACGTGCTCGTGGACTCCGACCTGCGCGCCTACCAGACGTCCACCGTCATCGGCTCCAGCTCGTTCAGCGCGGGCCTGGTGGCGGACACGCGCGTGTACTCGCCCCTGGCGGACATCTCCCCGGCGCAGAGCGCGGACAGCGGCGCCACCAACATGCAGCACATGGGCGTCATCAAGGACTTCCTCATCCCCAGTGACACCACCACCACGGGCGTCACCGTCACCTCGCCCAACGGCGGCGAGAGCTGGGTGGTCGGCAGCAGCCACGCCATCACCTGGACGGCCTCGGGCGTGACGAACGTGAAGGTGGAGTACACGCTCAACGGCTCCACCTGGACCGTCCTCACCTCCAGCACCTCGGCCTCCACGGGCAGCTACACCTGGACGGTGCCGAGCACCGCCACCACCACCGCCCGGGTGCGCGTGAGCGATGCCTCCAACTCCGCCATCACCGACACGAGCAACGCCGCCTTCACCCTCACCACGTCCACCGGCGGCGGCTCCGCGGTGGTGTTCATCAACGAGGTGCTCGCCAACGAGGCGGGCTCGGACGTGAACGGCGAATTCGTCGAGCTCGTCAACTCGGGCGGCGCGGCGGCGGACCTCTCCGGCTGGACCGTCTCCGACAGCACAGGCGTGAAACACACCTTCGCGAGCGGCACCACGCTGGCGGCGGGCGCCGCCATCGTCGTGTTCGGCGGCTCCTCGGGGATTCCCTCGGGCCTGACCAACGCGGTGGCCGCCACCACGGGCACCCTCGCCCTGGGCAACAGCGGCGACACCGTGACGGTGAAGAACGCGTCGGGCACGACGGTGAACACCACCACCTATACCTCGTCGCTCGCGGGCACCGACGGCGTGTCGATGAACCGCAGCCCGGATGGCTCCAGCAGTGGCTCCTTCGTGCTGCACACCACCCTGTCGAGCGCGTCGACCTCACCCGGCAAGCGCGTGAGCGGCTCCGCCTTCTGA
- a CDS encoding ATP-binding protein: MRSSPEPGPEAEPARTPPLPLTWPAALFGLIFGVAMTYAPYEFHAPSFRPLYPYVRAMGLAYLASSVVLLATLLYTHAPRWLDVLGRVSFGAVTGLYWWVLNVRTGSLTGAILYPLLLAGLALETSPAWRRREVFRGVVALTALCFGLILLGAHQHLPTVFYAALSPLAVPMGLVFLVGGAGLLAPASTRWPWLPRVHFGLLAVGFFLMAWGLGRSGAGPAACIYLILTLTCAILAAGLRPRAPRTVAFKLLRGLAFAGLVPLLALGGFGAWLAQRAIERQVRDDTVRAAAGEADFLVRYLDDARESLQLLLESPGFRNALASRDSKLLELYLRNLPAQARAFDAALAVDKEGVGLATSYGHQQPGSFAHRDYYAGVLSTGAPYVSRPYVSQLGLPHVAVALPFKQDGKLEGMLVGLLSLERLSAAVTPAAQRFRVQVLDRRGLLLLRDTQPGAPLLSEAQLPSALRLHLTNIDEGVVETFDAEDRHILLAADAPVPGTEWSVVVTQDLGVAYRAITRTSAAFIAMLAVGVLLTLALSQFVARDLMRRLDTLVEATAAIARGELSRRVPEDDEDELGGLCRGFNEMASRTEAAQGELREAVRLREEFLSVASHELRTPLTPLKGFAALTLNRMEKGGDFPERERTLKALRSMARQTDRLTRLVDDLLDTSRIQAGRFELERARVDLVPLVREVIERFELRGDEGLRFFFESPQEPVEGVWDGPRLEQVVTNLLSNAVRYSPQGGTVRVGFHITPESVELLVRDEGIGIPPESLASLFQPFARASNATSRHFGGLGLGLFICREIVQRHGGTIWAESPGAQQGSCFHVRLPREAPAVAPTAAVG, encoded by the coding sequence ATGCGCTCGTCCCCCGAGCCGGGCCCGGAAGCCGAGCCCGCGCGAACGCCACCCTTGCCCCTCACCTGGCCCGCCGCGCTGTTCGGTCTCATCTTCGGCGTGGCGATGACGTACGCGCCGTACGAGTTCCACGCTCCCTCCTTCCGGCCCCTCTACCCGTACGTGCGCGCCATGGGCCTGGCGTACCTGGCCAGCAGCGTCGTGCTCCTGGCCACCCTCCTCTATACGCACGCCCCGCGCTGGCTGGACGTGCTGGGCCGCGTGAGCTTCGGCGCCGTCACCGGCCTGTACTGGTGGGTCCTCAACGTGCGCACCGGGAGCCTCACCGGCGCCATCCTCTACCCGCTGCTGCTGGCCGGGCTGGCGTTGGAGACGTCTCCCGCATGGCGGCGGCGCGAGGTGTTCCGCGGCGTGGTGGCGCTCACCGCGCTGTGCTTCGGGCTCATCCTGCTGGGGGCGCACCAGCACCTGCCCACCGTCTTCTACGCCGCGCTCTCCCCGCTGGCGGTGCCCATGGGGCTCGTCTTCCTGGTCGGCGGAGCCGGGCTGCTGGCCCCGGCGAGCACGCGCTGGCCCTGGCTGCCCCGCGTCCACTTCGGCCTGCTGGCGGTGGGCTTCTTCCTCATGGCCTGGGGCCTGGGCCGCAGCGGCGCGGGGCCAGCCGCCTGCATCTACCTCATCCTCACCCTCACGTGCGCCATCCTGGCCGCCGGCCTGCGCCCCCGCGCCCCACGCACCGTGGCCTTCAAGCTGCTGCGCGGCCTGGCCTTCGCCGGACTGGTGCCGCTGCTGGCCCTGGGCGGCTTCGGCGCCTGGCTCGCCCAGCGCGCCATCGAGCGCCAGGTGCGCGACGACACCGTGCGCGCCGCGGCCGGCGAGGCGGACTTCCTCGTGCGCTACCTGGACGACGCGCGCGAGTCCCTCCAACTGCTGCTCGAGTCCCCCGGCTTCCGCAACGCCTTGGCCTCGCGAGACTCCAAGCTGTTGGAGCTCTACCTGCGCAACCTCCCCGCCCAGGCGCGCGCCTTCGACGCCGCGCTCGCCGTGGACAAGGAGGGCGTGGGGCTCGCCACCTCCTACGGCCACCAGCAGCCAGGCAGCTTCGCCCACCGCGACTACTACGCCGGCGTGCTGAGCACCGGCGCCCCCTACGTCTCCCGCCCCTACGTCAGCCAGCTCGGCCTGCCCCACGTGGCCGTGGCCCTCCCCTTCAAACAGGACGGGAAGCTGGAGGGCATGCTCGTGGGCCTGCTCTCCCTGGAGCGCCTGTCCGCCGCGGTGACACCCGCCGCCCAGCGCTTCCGCGTGCAGGTGCTGGACAGGCGCGGCCTGCTGCTCCTGCGCGACACCCAGCCCGGCGCTCCCCTCCTGAGCGAGGCCCAGCTCCCGAGTGCCCTGCGCCTGCACCTCACCAACATCGACGAGGGCGTGGTGGAGACGTTCGACGCGGAGGACCGGCACATCCTCCTGGCCGCCGACGCGCCCGTGCCCGGCACCGAGTGGAGTGTCGTCGTCACCCAGGACCTGGGGGTGGCCTACCGCGCCATCACCCGCACCAGCGCGGCCTTCATCGCCATGCTGGCCGTGGGCGTGCTGCTCACCCTGGCCCTCTCCCAGTTCGTCGCGAGGGACTTGATGCGCCGCCTGGACACGCTGGTGGAGGCCACCGCCGCCATCGCCCGGGGCGAGCTCAGCCGGCGCGTGCCCGAGGACGACGAGGACGAGCTGGGCGGACTGTGCCGCGGCTTCAACGAGATGGCCTCGCGCACCGAGGCCGCCCAGGGCGAGCTGCGCGAGGCGGTGCGCCTGCGCGAGGAGTTCCTCTCCGTGGCCAGCCACGAGCTGCGCACCCCCCTCACGCCCCTCAAGGGCTTCGCCGCCCTCACCCTCAACCGCATGGAGAAGGGCGGCGACTTCCCCGAGCGCGAGCGCACCCTCAAGGCCCTGCGCTCCATGGCCCGGCAGACGGACCGGCTCACCCGCCTGGTGGATGACCTGCTGGACACCTCGCGCATCCAGGCCGGCCGCTTCGAGCTGGAGCGCGCCCGCGTGGACCTGGTGCCCCTGGTGCGCGAGGTCATCGAGCGCTTCGAGCTGAGGGGCGACGAGGGCCTGCGCTTCTTCTTCGAGTCCCCCCAGGAGCCCGTGGAGGGCGTCTGGGATGGCCCCCGCCTGGAGCAGGTGGTGACCAACCTGCTGTCCAACGCCGTGCGCTACTCCCCCCAGGGTGGCACGGTGCGCGTGGGCTTCCACATCACCCCCGAGTCCGTGGAGCTGCTCGTGCGCGACGAGGGCATCGGCATTCCGCCCGAGAGCCTCGCCTCCCTCTTCCAGCCCTTCGCCCGCGCCTCCAACGCCACCTCGCGGCACTTCGGCGGCCTGGGCCTGGGGCTCTTCATCTGCCGGGAGATCGTCCAGCGCCACGGCGGCACCATCTGGGCCGAGAGCCCCGGCGCCCAGCAGGGCAGCTGCTTCCACGTCCGGCTGCCTCGCGAGGCTCCAGCCGTCGCCCCCACCGCCGCCGTGGGGTGA
- a CDS encoding hybrid sensor histidine kinase/response regulator, translated as MHSKPLPTDASPRPPELHGTTAALARRERYLTALVEIQQRLLAASPTENFHETLVEPLGEASGASRAYIFEAHRSPDGNLLFSQRAEWCAPGVKPEIANPELQEMHLEQQLPHVYELLSRGQILSSLVKDLPDEERRLLESQDILSVLSLPLWVHGTLSGFIGFDNCVEAREWEKLEVDLLWAAAGAIALAMEQRQSARSLRERELRFRRIAENASDVLYRYQLAGTRSFAFVSGVVTKNLGFTPEEHYRDPELWHRQMHPEDREVLEQLLAEPEKHDSPVVVRFTRRDGRTVWLQHVVTPVMDASGLCVAVEGIARDITERRQFEEALKLSEASFRILLEGVPDPAAIQRDGRIVYANAALVSSLGFARPQELMGRRLREFVLDESPAPEGSVALVTGERRLMRRDGKVRVAEFASLPLLFDGEPAVVSIARDVTEQRQLQSRLSLADRMASMGTLAAGIAHEINNPLAFVISNLGFLAEEMSRSPVLARGPEEWRSVLAEAREGAERVRQIVRQLKAFSRPDEERVEPVDVHAVLESAVTLADNEIKHRARLRREYGPVPRVMGNEGRLCQVFLNLVVNAAQAIPEGAAERNEIRLVTRGAPDGRVTVEVQDTGSGIPREVLGRIFDPFYTTKPVGVGTGLGLSICHGIITSLGGDISVESELGQGTTVRVVLPAAEECARVDKPVQAPQLAPTAQRGRVLIVDDEPAVGRSLRRILREHDVELATSGRQALERLTVDGRFHVILCDVMMPDLGGKDLYEAIQQGGSGLEQRFVFVSGGAFTPGARDFLARVPNPTLEKPFDEAAVKRVVRELVLRNAEAVGL; from the coding sequence ATGCATTCGAAGCCTCTGCCGACCGACGCGAGCCCCCGTCCTCCTGAGTTGCACGGCACGACGGCCGCACTGGCCCGGCGCGAGCGCTACCTGACCGCACTGGTGGAGATTCAGCAGCGGCTGCTGGCGGCCTCGCCCACGGAGAATTTCCACGAGACCCTGGTGGAGCCGCTGGGAGAGGCCTCGGGAGCCAGCCGGGCCTACATCTTCGAGGCCCACCGCTCCCCGGACGGCAACCTGCTCTTCAGCCAGCGCGCCGAGTGGTGCGCGCCCGGAGTGAAGCCGGAGATCGCCAACCCGGAGCTGCAGGAGATGCACCTCGAGCAGCAGCTGCCGCACGTCTACGAGCTGCTGTCGCGAGGGCAGATCCTCTCCTCGCTGGTGAAGGACCTGCCCGACGAGGAGCGCAGGCTCCTGGAGTCGCAGGACATCCTCTCCGTGCTCTCACTGCCGCTGTGGGTGCACGGCACGCTGTCGGGCTTCATCGGCTTCGACAACTGCGTGGAGGCGCGGGAGTGGGAGAAGCTGGAGGTGGACCTGCTGTGGGCGGCGGCCGGAGCCATCGCGCTGGCGATGGAGCAGCGGCAGTCGGCGCGGTCGCTGCGCGAGCGGGAGCTGCGCTTCCGGCGCATCGCGGAGAACGCCTCGGACGTGCTGTACCGCTACCAGCTGGCGGGCACGCGCAGCTTCGCCTTCGTCAGCGGCGTGGTGACGAAGAACCTGGGCTTCACCCCGGAGGAGCACTACCGGGACCCCGAGCTGTGGCACCGGCAGATGCACCCGGAGGACCGGGAGGTGCTGGAGCAGCTGCTGGCCGAGCCCGAGAAACATGACTCGCCGGTGGTGGTGCGCTTCACCCGGCGGGACGGGCGCACGGTGTGGCTGCAGCACGTGGTGACGCCGGTGATGGACGCCTCGGGGCTGTGCGTGGCGGTGGAGGGCATCGCCCGGGACATCACCGAGCGGCGCCAGTTCGAGGAGGCCCTCAAGCTGTCCGAGGCCAGCTTCCGCATCCTCCTGGAGGGCGTGCCGGACCCGGCGGCGATTCAACGCGACGGGCGCATCGTCTACGCCAACGCGGCGCTGGTGTCCTCGCTGGGCTTCGCGCGCCCGCAGGAGCTGATGGGGCGGCGGCTGCGGGAGTTCGTGCTGGACGAGTCACCCGCGCCCGAGGGCTCGGTGGCGCTGGTGACGGGCGAGCGGCGGCTGATGCGGCGGGACGGGAAGGTGCGCGTGGCGGAGTTCGCCTCGCTGCCGCTGCTCTTCGATGGCGAGCCGGCCGTGGTGTCCATCGCGCGCGACGTCACCGAGCAGCGCCAGTTGCAGAGCCGCCTGTCCCTGGCGGACCGGATGGCCTCCATGGGCACGCTGGCGGCGGGCATCGCCCATGAAATCAACAACCCGCTGGCCTTCGTCATCTCCAACCTGGGCTTCCTGGCGGAGGAGATGAGCCGCTCGCCCGTGCTCGCGCGGGGCCCGGAGGAGTGGCGCTCGGTGCTGGCCGAGGCCCGCGAGGGCGCCGAGCGCGTGCGTCAAATCGTGCGCCAGCTCAAGGCCTTCTCGAGGCCGGACGAGGAGCGGGTGGAGCCGGTGGACGTGCACGCGGTGCTGGAGTCGGCGGTGACGCTGGCCGACAACGAAATCAAGCACCGGGCGCGGCTGCGGCGCGAGTACGGGCCGGTGCCGCGCGTCATGGGCAACGAGGGTCGGCTGTGCCAGGTGTTCCTCAACCTGGTAGTGAACGCGGCGCAGGCCATCCCCGAGGGCGCGGCGGAGCGGAATGAAATCCGCCTGGTGACGCGCGGGGCCCCGGACGGCCGGGTGACGGTGGAGGTGCAGGACACGGGCTCGGGCATCCCCCGGGAGGTGCTCGGGCGCATCTTCGACCCCTTCTACACGACGAAGCCGGTGGGCGTGGGCACGGGCCTGGGCCTGTCCATCTGCCACGGCATCATCACCAGCCTGGGCGGGGACATCTCCGTGGAGAGCGAACTGGGCCAGGGCACCACGGTGCGCGTGGTGCTGCCCGCCGCCGAGGAGTGCGCCCGGGTGGACAAGCCGGTACAGGCCCCGCAGCTGGCACCCACGGCGCAGCGGGGACGGGTGCTCATCGTGGACGACGAGCCCGCGGTGGGACGCTCGCTGAGGCGGATCCTGCGCGAGCACGACGTGGAGCTGGCCACCAGCGGGCGGCAGGCGCTGGAGCGGCTGACGGTGGATGGGCGCTTCCACGTCATCCTGTGCGACGTGATGATGCCGGACCTGGGAGGCAAGGACCTGTACGAGGCCATCCAGCAGGGCGGCTCGGGGCTGGAGCAACGCTTCGTGTTCGTCTCCGGCGGGGCGTTCACCCCGGGGGCGAGGGACTTCCTGGCGCGGGTGCCCAACCCCACCCTGGAGAAGCCCTTCGACGAGGCCGCGGTGAAGCGCGTGGTGCGCGAGCTGGTGCTGCGCAACGCGGAGGCCGTGGGGCTCTGA
- a CDS encoding M57 family metalloprotease, producing the protein MRTARSMTLLAGVAFFGVACGGSEAPQEKVPSFEEFKAGAIQDEGEVYVVNGDEAVERVEGLREYYDNFIKGTGTSGKGLAVYYVNGADCKWSSTQARNLTYCVSSSSFGSRYSTVVSAMNSAAAAWEASCNVNFIHSSAYDSNCTASQTAVVFDVRQVSGAGYVARAFFPCTSRASRNLLIDSSAFGSLGAWTLTGVIRHELGHVLGFRHEHTRSTTSGCYEDSNWRALTSYDTSSVMHYPQCSGTQTGDLVLTPLDKTGCRALYP; encoded by the coding sequence ATGCGGACTGCTCGTTCGATGACGTTGCTCGCGGGTGTGGCCTTCTTCGGTGTCGCCTGCGGTGGTTCCGAGGCCCCCCAGGAGAAGGTTCCCTCTTTCGAGGAGTTCAAGGCCGGGGCCATCCAGGACGAGGGCGAGGTCTACGTCGTCAACGGAGACGAGGCGGTCGAGCGCGTCGAGGGGCTGCGCGAGTACTACGACAACTTCATCAAGGGTACGGGCACGAGCGGGAAGGGACTGGCCGTCTATTACGTGAATGGAGCGGACTGTAAGTGGAGCTCTACCCAGGCTCGTAATCTCACTTACTGCGTGAGCTCCTCGTCCTTCGGCTCGCGCTACAGCACCGTGGTGAGCGCGATGAACAGCGCGGCCGCGGCCTGGGAGGCCTCCTGCAACGTCAACTTCATCCACAGCAGCGCTTACGACTCCAACTGCACCGCGAGCCAGACGGCGGTGGTGTTCGACGTGCGTCAGGTGAGTGGCGCCGGCTACGTGGCGCGCGCGTTCTTCCCCTGCACCAGCCGCGCGAGCCGCAACCTCCTCATCGACTCGAGCGCGTTCGGCAGCCTGGGCGCCTGGACGCTCACCGGAGTGATTCGCCATGAGCTGGGCCACGTGCTCGGCTTCCGCCACGAGCACACCCGGTCCACCACCTCCGGTTGCTACGAGGACTCCAACTGGCGTGCGCTGACCAGCTACGACACGTCCTCCGTCATGCACTACCCCCAGTGCTCCGGCACGCAGACGGGCGACCTGGTGCTGACCCCCCTGGACAAGACGGGCTGCCGCGCGCTCTACCCGTAG
- a CDS encoding vWA domain-containing protein has protein sequence MNRTTLLLATAALLALVAGVVGLPRQKDTSHTVAQPGEAPTGVVLQPVAARNGVLTLEGKLSGAYLMAGPSEAYAALTVRADKARNAETRQPVSLALVIDRSGSMRGQKLEDARRAARTLVERLGLEDRLALVHYGTDVSVFPSTAVTEEARARMLAFVDAIEDEGSTNISGGLEAAAQELRAYARSFRVSRIVLLSDGQPTAGLMEESELRRLASNFQREGMTVSALGVGEDFNERLMRGMAEEGGGFYGYIQDSEQLADIFRRELEQAAGTVARGVELRLELPEGVTDAEAMGMPSRREGRTLVVPLYDLAGGQDTRVVVKLTLALDATEAPRGVLSTRLKYWDVLAERQTEVVLSLTAKVTEDEALVRANLDQEVRVHAVRALGAREMQAAAEQMKQGNREKALGMLDNARRLFGSSAEALAGEVADVDRTKAAYLNAQDETSVRREALQLHRKSLKTFGQNNAY, from the coding sequence ATGAACCGGACAACGCTGCTGCTGGCCACCGCCGCACTGCTCGCCCTCGTGGCGGGGGTGGTGGGCCTGCCCCGCCAGAAGGACACGAGCCACACGGTGGCCCAGCCCGGCGAGGCGCCCACGGGCGTGGTGCTGCAACCCGTCGCGGCCAGGAACGGCGTGCTGACGCTGGAGGGCAAGCTGTCCGGCGCATACCTGATGGCCGGACCGAGCGAGGCCTATGCCGCCCTCACGGTGCGCGCGGACAAGGCCCGGAACGCGGAGACGCGGCAGCCGGTGAGCCTGGCGCTGGTCATCGACCGCTCGGGCTCCATGCGCGGGCAGAAGCTGGAAGACGCCCGGCGCGCGGCGCGCACGCTGGTGGAGCGCCTGGGCCTGGAGGACCGGCTGGCCCTGGTGCACTACGGCACGGACGTGAGCGTCTTCCCCAGCACCGCGGTGACGGAGGAGGCGCGCGCGAGGATGCTGGCCTTCGTGGACGCCATCGAGGACGAGGGCTCCACCAACATCAGCGGAGGCCTGGAGGCGGCGGCCCAGGAGCTGCGGGCGTACGCGAGGAGCTTCCGGGTGAGCCGCATCGTGCTGCTGAGCGACGGGCAGCCCACCGCGGGGCTCATGGAGGAGAGCGAGCTGCGGCGGCTGGCGAGCAACTTCCAGCGCGAGGGCATGACGGTGAGCGCCCTGGGCGTGGGCGAGGACTTCAACGAGCGGCTGATGCGGGGCATGGCCGAGGAGGGCGGCGGCTTCTACGGCTACATCCAGGACTCGGAGCAGCTGGCGGACATCTTCCGGCGCGAGCTGGAGCAGGCGGCGGGCACGGTGGCGCGCGGGGTGGAGCTGCGGCTGGAGCTGCCCGAGGGCGTCACGGACGCGGAGGCCATGGGCATGCCGTCACGGCGCGAGGGCCGCACCCTGGTGGTGCCGCTGTACGACCTGGCCGGCGGCCAGGACACGCGGGTGGTGGTGAAGCTGACACTCGCGCTGGACGCCACCGAGGCCCCCCGGGGCGTGCTGAGCACGCGGCTGAAGTACTGGGACGTGCTGGCCGAGCGCCAGACGGAAGTGGTCCTGAGCCTGACGGCGAAGGTGACGGAGGACGAGGCGCTGGTGCGGGCCAACCTGGACCAGGAGGTGCGGGTGCACGCGGTGCGGGCGCTCGGGGCCCGGGAAATGCAAGCGGCGGCCGAGCAGATGAAGCAGGGCAACCGGGAGAAGGCCCTGGGCATGCTGGACAACGCCCGGCGGCTCTTCGGCTCGTCGGCCGAGGCGCTGGCGGGGGAGGTTGCGGACGTGGACCGAACGAAGGCAGCCTACCTCAACGCCCAGGATGAAACCTCCGTGCGGCGTGAGGCGTTACAGCTTCATCGCAAGTCGCTGAAGACCTTCGGACAGAACAACGCCTACTGA